The Leucobacter sp. UCMA 4100 genome window below encodes:
- the hutI gene encoding imidazolonepropionase, with amino-acid sequence MATLITGIAELTTNDPEHGGRLNDAALVIDDERVAWVGSASQAPAADERVDVGGRALLPGWVDSHTHMVFAGDRTAEFEARMAGEAYAAGGINHTVNATRAASEAELEANLEHLSLEALKQGTTVLETKTGYGLTVADEVRSAKIAARHVDAVTFLGAHVVPEGSDSAEYVDLVTGEMLGAVAPYVSAVDVFCETGAFDEAETRRILESAGKAGLETRVHGNQLGHGPGVRLAVEYGALSVDHLGFLTDDDIAALAASWQGGARGTVATVLPACDLSTRMPLAPARALVDAGARLAIASNCNPGTSFTQSIGFCVATAVLQMKLTIREAVEAATLGGAIALGMHEDGWIDARGTRQPRVGSLGVGARADMQLLDAPSITHLAYRPGMPLTAAVWRRGALVSGAIPGLA; translated from the coding sequence ATGGCGACCCTTATTACCGGCATTGCCGAGCTCACGACGAACGACCCCGAGCACGGGGGCCGGCTGAACGACGCCGCGCTGGTGATTGACGATGAGCGTGTCGCCTGGGTTGGCTCTGCCTCCCAGGCGCCCGCCGCCGACGAGCGAGTTGACGTGGGCGGGCGGGCCTTGCTGCCTGGCTGGGTTGACTCGCACACGCACATGGTGTTTGCGGGCGACCGTACGGCAGAGTTCGAGGCGCGCATGGCCGGCGAGGCGTATGCCGCAGGCGGCATTAACCACACGGTGAATGCCACGCGGGCGGCGAGCGAGGCTGAACTCGAGGCGAATCTTGAGCACCTTTCGCTCGAGGCGCTCAAACAGGGCACCACGGTTCTCGAGACCAAAACTGGCTACGGGCTTACGGTGGCCGACGAGGTTCGATCCGCCAAGATCGCGGCGCGTCACGTCGACGCGGTGACCTTTCTCGGGGCGCACGTTGTGCCAGAGGGCTCAGACTCGGCCGAGTATGTCGACCTCGTGACGGGTGAGATGCTGGGCGCCGTGGCACCCTACGTGAGTGCCGTCGACGTGTTCTGCGAGACCGGGGCATTCGACGAAGCTGAGACGCGCCGCATTCTCGAGAGCGCAGGCAAGGCTGGCCTCGAGACCCGCGTGCACGGCAATCAGCTCGGGCACGGCCCCGGCGTGCGTCTCGCGGTCGAGTACGGGGCCCTTAGCGTCGATCACCTCGGCTTTCTCACCGACGACGATATTGCGGCGCTCGCCGCCTCCTGGCAGGGTGGCGCCCGCGGCACGGTCGCGACGGTGCTGCCCGCCTGCGACCTCTCGACGCGCATGCCGCTCGCTCCGGCGCGGGCTCTTGTTGACGCGGGAGCGCGTCTCGCGATCGCCTCGAACTGCAACCCCGGTACCTCGTTCACGCAGTCGATCGGCTTCTGCGTCGCGACTGCCGTACTGCAGATGAAGCTGACGATCCGCGAGGCTGTCGAAGCGGCAACCCTTGGCGGCGCTATCGCGCTCGGCATGCACGAAGACGGGTGGATCGACGCGCGCGGCACACGCCAGCCGCGCGTCGGCTCGCTCGGGGTCGGTGCCCGCGCCGACATGCAACTGCTCGATGCACCGTCCATTACCCACCTTGCTTACCGCCCGGGTATGCCCCTCACCGCCGCCGTGTGGCGCAGGGGAGCGCTCGTGAGCGGTGCTATTCCGGGCCTGGCCTAG
- a CDS encoding response regulator transcription factor: MRIIICEDSVLLREGLVRLLEHVGHEVVAALPDAAELMEHVSRLEPELCILDVRMPPTFTDEGIRAALELRRNTPELPILVLSQYVEERYASDLISAPGGGFGYLLKDRVADMSDFVDAIERIAAGRDVLDPEVVAQLLSRSHRDARLQHLSERERAVLAALAEGKSNQAIAAQLFLSEASIEKHITSIFQKLGLSADESGNRRVLAAIAHIEIVGLPHRGTGPQTGNQS; this comes from the coding sequence ATGCGCATCATAATCTGTGAAGATTCGGTCTTGCTCCGCGAGGGCCTCGTGCGGTTGCTTGAACACGTCGGGCACGAGGTTGTTGCTGCGCTTCCTGATGCGGCCGAGCTCATGGAGCACGTTTCACGCCTCGAGCCAGAGCTCTGCATTCTTGACGTTCGCATGCCGCCGACGTTCACCGATGAGGGTATTCGCGCCGCGCTCGAACTGCGCAGGAACACTCCTGAGCTTCCTATTCTCGTTCTCTCTCAGTACGTTGAGGAGCGCTACGCGAGCGATCTCATTAGCGCCCCGGGTGGCGGGTTTGGCTATCTGCTCAAAGATCGTGTCGCCGACATGAGCGACTTTGTCGACGCAATCGAACGCATTGCGGCAGGCAGAGACGTGCTCGACCCCGAGGTTGTCGCTCAGCTCCTGAGCCGCAGTCACCGCGACGCGCGCCTACAGCACCTCAGTGAGCGCGAACGTGCCGTTCTTGCAGCGCTCGCCGAGGGCAAATCAAACCAAGCCATCGCGGCGCAGCTCTTCCTCTCAGAGGCGAGCATCGAAAAACACATCACCTCAATCTTTCAAAAACTGGGTCTGTCGGCCGATGAGTCGGGCAACCGACGCGTGCTTGCAGCCATTGCTCACATTGAAATTGTTGGCCTACCGCATCGCGGCACTGGCCCCCAGACAGGAAACCAGTCATGA
- a CDS encoding IclR family transcriptional regulator — MTKQQPKVPASDQTLRILLLLARSRGPLPASVIAAQLGIPRSTTYHLLATLLEHDFVMHLPEERRYGLGIAAVELSSAYGRQEPLARLGRPLIATLVEQLGMSGHLAVPLGRDVLYIIEERYPGTPSLVTDVNVRLPMPATASGRAILSQLPKAQARALFPNAESFVSAHTREYPITKYSELRSVLDETVTRGYAVERGSVTEGISSVAASVVDHRGWPIAAVAVTFADRDHGTDEYPRLAAEVIETAATLSARIHGRTPAAQPVTD, encoded by the coding sequence ATGACCAAGCAGCAGCCAAAGGTTCCCGCCTCTGACCAAACGCTGCGCATTCTGCTCTTACTCGCCCGATCTCGGGGTCCCTTGCCAGCGAGCGTCATCGCAGCGCAGCTCGGGATCCCGAGATCGACGACGTACCACCTTCTCGCGACGCTGCTCGAGCACGACTTCGTCATGCACCTGCCCGAGGAGCGCCGCTACGGGCTCGGCATCGCCGCGGTCGAGCTGAGCTCGGCCTACGGTCGGCAAGAGCCGCTCGCGAGACTTGGGCGGCCGCTCATTGCCACCCTCGTTGAGCAGCTTGGCATGAGCGGGCACCTCGCGGTTCCGCTCGGGCGCGACGTGTTGTACATCATCGAAGAGCGCTACCCCGGCACGCCCTCCCTCGTGACCGACGTCAACGTTCGCCTTCCGATGCCGGCGACGGCGAGCGGCAGGGCGATCCTCTCACAACTCCCGAAAGCGCAGGCTCGCGCGCTCTTTCCGAACGCCGAATCATTCGTGTCGGCTCACACGCGGGAATACCCCATCACGAAATATTCAGAGCTGCGAAGCGTGCTCGACGAGACCGTGACGAGGGGCTACGCCGTTGAACGCGGATCGGTGACCGAGGGCATCTCGTCGGTCGCCGCATCGGTCGTCGATCACCGTGGCTGGCCGATCGCAGCGGTCGCGGTGACGTTTGCCGATCGCGACCACGGCACCGACGAGTACCCTCGTCTCGCGGCCGAGGTCATCGAGACGGCGGCGACGCTCTCGGCCCGAATACACGGCCGCACGCCGGCCGCGCAGCCCGTTACCGATTGA
- the hutH gene encoding histidine ammonia-lyase gives MTQHILLGDAPLQISDVVAVARHGAAVTLSDRAVERMTRSRKVVESLAGDTNPHYGISTGFGALANVQIPAEKRRQLQRSLVRSHAAGSGAEVEREVVRALMLLRLNTLASGHTGARLETAQAYVDVLNAGITPVVHEYGSLGCSGDLSPLAHCALTIMGEGNARDEHGELHPSGDLLAKHGITPIVLEEKEGLALINGTDGMLGMLCLALTDIAALTRVADIAAAASVEGLRGTDAVFAPELHVIRPHEGQGNSAANMHRILEESSLISRAQEGSFSRVQDAYSLRCSPQVHGAVRDTAAHASRVAETELRSAVDNPVVLDDGRVESNGNFHGAPVGYVLDFLAIAVADLASISERRTDRFLDVARNHGLPPFLAADPGLDSGLMIAQYTAAGIVSELKRLAVPASVDSIPSSAMQEDHVSMGWSAARKLRKAVDGLSRVLSIELLASTRALDFRARPSEADGSVAGTPGPATAALHSLFRSVIATPDTDGFLSPDIDSAHTLVVTGKVLETVESVTGDLR, from the coding sequence ATGACACAGCACATTCTTTTGGGCGATGCCCCCCTCCAGATTTCTGACGTTGTCGCGGTAGCTCGCCACGGAGCAGCAGTGACGCTCTCTGATCGCGCGGTCGAACGTATGACCCGGAGTCGCAAGGTCGTCGAATCACTCGCGGGCGACACCAACCCCCACTACGGCATTTCGACCGGCTTTGGCGCACTCGCGAACGTGCAAATTCCGGCCGAGAAGCGCCGCCAGCTGCAGCGCAGCCTCGTGCGCTCACACGCTGCAGGATCGGGCGCCGAGGTCGAACGCGAGGTTGTTCGCGCACTCATGCTTCTTCGCCTCAACACGCTCGCCTCGGGTCACACCGGGGCACGGCTCGAGACCGCTCAGGCCTACGTCGACGTGCTCAACGCCGGAATCACCCCGGTCGTGCACGAGTACGGCTCACTCGGCTGCTCGGGCGACCTCTCACCACTCGCGCACTGCGCACTCACGATCATGGGTGAAGGCAATGCACGCGACGAGCACGGCGAGCTGCACCCCTCGGGTGACCTGCTCGCGAAGCACGGCATCACCCCCATCGTGCTCGAAGAGAAGGAGGGCCTCGCCCTCATCAACGGCACCGACGGCATGCTCGGCATGCTCTGCCTCGCGCTCACCGATATCGCGGCACTCACGCGCGTGGCCGATATCGCCGCGGCGGCAAGCGTCGAGGGGCTGCGCGGGACCGACGCGGTGTTCGCGCCCGAGCTTCATGTGATCCGCCCTCATGAGGGGCAGGGCAACTCGGCCGCAAACATGCACCGCATTCTCGAGGAGTCCTCGCTCATCTCGCGTGCGCAGGAGGGCTCGTTTAGCCGCGTGCAAGATGCCTACTCGCTGCGCTGTTCACCGCAGGTGCACGGCGCGGTTCGCGATACCGCGGCTCACGCGAGCCGTGTCGCTGAGACCGAGCTGCGCTCGGCGGTCGACAACCCCGTCGTGCTCGACGACGGCCGCGTCGAGTCGAACGGCAACTTCCACGGCGCACCGGTCGGGTACGTGCTCGACTTTCTCGCGATCGCTGTCGCCGACCTCGCGAGCATCTCTGAACGCCGCACCGACCGCTTTCTTGATGTCGCGCGCAACCATGGTCTGCCGCCCTTCCTCGCGGCTGACCCGGGCCTCGACTCAGGCCTCATGATCGCCCAGTACACCGCAGCCGGCATCGTCTCTGAACTCAAGCGCCTCGCCGTTCCCGCATCGGTCGACTCGATTCCCTCTTCGGCCATGCAAGAAGATCACGTCTCGATGGGCTGGTCGGCAGCCAGGAAGCTTCGCAAGGCCGTTGACGGCCTGAGCCGAGTGCTCTCGATCGAGCTGCTCGCATCGACCCGCGCCCTCGACTTCAGGGCGCGACCGAGCGAGGCCGACGGGTCTGTTGCGGGCACGCCGGGACCGGCGACCGCCGCCCTGCACAGCCTCTTCCGCAGCGTTATCGCCACTCCCGACACCGACGGTTTTCTCTCACCAGACATCGACAGCGCGCACACGCTCGTTGTCACCGGCAAGGTCCTTGAGACCGTTGAGAGCGTCACGGGCGACCTGCGGTAA
- a CDS encoding sensor histidine kinase: MMTGSRDEAPRRPLKLFTGLLHLASLGVVGTVAVTVLFTMLATGIGLVPVLGIGLLILIGVVYGLFGAAWFETRRVAGLYRMNVTDLSFAEQRAPGFGEYLKMLWRQSINGRMWRALANLTIGSILGLVELLLMQEVVRQLLSFPAAEARVFGIPTNMPNHWGITLGSIAFSIVGIVLVGLLHRTVSIAIIDGGANEAQLRDQVRSTEQQREGAMRAADVERTRIERDLHDGVQPRLVSIGMTLGLAKDTIESNPDAAKQLIDEAHTSTKAAVTELRQLARGIHASVLDDRGLDAALSALAARSHIPVFLDSRIEGSAISREAQTAVYFAVAEALTNAAKHSLAGETRVTLRVRATETGAQYLWARVEDNGVGGATVQPGGGLDGIINRITAAGGSTRIDSPGGGPTTIEVSVPCAS; this comes from the coding sequence ATGATGACAGGTTCCCGAGACGAGGCGCCCCGCCGCCCGCTCAAATTATTTACCGGGTTGCTCCACCTTGCGAGCCTCGGTGTTGTTGGCACGGTCGCCGTGACGGTGCTCTTCACCATGCTCGCGACGGGTATCGGGCTCGTGCCGGTCTTGGGCATCGGTCTCCTCATTCTTATCGGCGTGGTCTATGGCCTCTTCGGAGCCGCATGGTTTGAGACGCGCAGGGTTGCGGGCCTCTACCGAATGAACGTCACCGATCTCAGCTTCGCTGAGCAGCGCGCGCCGGGTTTTGGCGAGTACCTGAAAATGCTGTGGCGTCAGTCGATCAACGGCAGAATGTGGCGGGCGCTCGCAAACCTCACGATCGGCAGCATCCTTGGTCTTGTCGAGCTACTGCTGATGCAAGAAGTTGTGCGCCAGCTCTTGAGCTTCCCGGCGGCCGAAGCAAGGGTCTTTGGCATTCCGACGAACATGCCCAATCACTGGGGCATCACTCTCGGTTCGATTGCTTTCTCGATCGTGGGTATCGTTCTCGTCGGGCTGTTGCACCGCACGGTGAGCATCGCGATCATCGACGGTGGCGCGAACGAGGCGCAGTTGCGCGATCAAGTGCGCAGCACCGAGCAACAGCGCGAGGGAGCGATGCGTGCGGCCGACGTCGAGCGTACCCGCATTGAGCGCGACCTTCACGACGGGGTGCAGCCGCGCCTCGTGTCAATCGGCATGACCCTTGGGCTCGCCAAAGACACGATCGAATCGAACCCCGACGCGGCAAAGCAACTTATCGATGAGGCCCACACCTCGACGAAGGCCGCGGTCACCGAACTGCGGCAGCTGGCCCGAGGCATTCACGCCTCGGTGCTCGACGACCGGGGTCTTGACGCTGCGCTCTCGGCGCTCGCCGCAAGGTCGCATATCCCGGTGTTTCTCGACTCACGCATCGAAGGCTCGGCCATCTCGCGCGAGGCGCAAACCGCGGTGTACTTCGCGGTTGCCGAGGCGCTCACGAATGCGGCGAAGCACTCGCTGGCGGGCGAGACGCGCGTGACCCTGCGGGTGCGCGCCACCGAGACCGGGGCTCAGTACCTTTGGGCTCGAGTTGAAGATAACGGGGTCGGGGGAGCCACGGTGCAGCCGGGTGGCGGCCTCGATGGCATCATCAATCGTATTACCGCTGCGGGCGGATCCACCCGCATTGATAGCCCAGGCGGAGGCCCGACAACAATCGAGGTGAGCGTTCCATGCGCATCATAA
- a CDS encoding arginase family protein: MSQPRLSHDPLWPRAGAFAPLDTENGADMTIVGVPTWRTSLSATNAGVTPEAVREALKRYSTHFVASDGSERQTVLTDELTIADAGDVDEPDLDEALAARYLSQIAEFSGLVLAIGGDNALTVPVALGVAGEKVNTAGIITLDAHHDLREGRSNGSPIRRLIEEHGFDPSRIVQIGIADFANSAPYRDYAERKGITVIHRDELHERSMADVMADALKIAGSAGGPIHVDLDVDVCDRSVVPACPASIPGGLSAYELRQAARIAARHRQVRSIDIAEVDAEADAADGRTVRLAALLVLEAAAGMTER; encoded by the coding sequence ATGTCACAGCCGCGTTTGAGTCACGATCCCCTTTGGCCCAGGGCGGGCGCCTTTGCCCCCCTCGACACCGAGAACGGTGCCGACATGACCATCGTCGGGGTGCCCACCTGGCGCACCTCGCTCTCGGCCACAAACGCCGGGGTTACGCCAGAAGCGGTGCGAGAGGCACTGAAACGCTACTCGACGCACTTCGTCGCGAGTGACGGCTCAGAGCGCCAAACTGTGCTCACCGACGAACTCACGATTGCCGACGCCGGTGACGTAGACGAGCCAGACCTTGATGAAGCGCTCGCGGCCCGGTACCTCTCTCAGATCGCCGAATTCTCAGGCCTCGTGCTCGCCATCGGAGGCGATAATGCTCTCACCGTTCCGGTCGCACTCGGCGTTGCCGGCGAGAAAGTCAACACCGCCGGCATCATTACCCTCGACGCCCATCACGACCTCCGCGAGGGCCGAAGCAACGGCTCGCCGATTCGTCGCCTCATCGAAGAGCACGGGTTTGACCCCTCGCGCATTGTGCAGATCGGCATTGCCGACTTCGCAAACTCTGCCCCGTACCGTGACTACGCAGAGCGCAAAGGCATCACGGTCATTCATCGCGATGAGCTGCACGAGCGAAGCATGGCCGACGTGATGGCCGATGCACTCAAGATCGCGGGGTCGGCCGGTGGCCCGATTCACGTCGACCTCGACGTTGATGTGTGTGACCGCTCGGTCGTGCCCGCTTGCCCCGCCTCGATTCCCGGCGGGCTTTCGGCCTACGAGCTACGTCAGGCCGCGCGCATTGCCGCGAGGCATCGTCAGGTGCGCTCCATCGATATCGCTGAGGTTGACGCCGAGGCCGACGCTGCCGATGGTCGCACGGTACGGCTCGCAGCGCTGCTCGTGCTCGAAGCT